A section of the bacterium genome encodes:
- the guaB gene encoding IMP dehydrogenase, which yields MSETLPLGLTFDDVLLVPRRSGVSTRRQADTRARLCRGIDLAIPIVSASMDSVTESQMAIAIAREGGIGIIHRFLPIAEHVAEVRRVKRAESVVLDAPHTAGPESTVRQAAAYMEEHGPASVLVIDRDRRLLGIVTARDVLFEDDLDHPVTTVMTPRERLITAPIGTPVEEAKRILHRHRIEKLPLVDSEGRLTGLITSRDILSRLRYPQATKDGRGRLRVGAAIGVRGDFLERAQALVEAEVDALVIDIAHGHSDLSFRTVEAVRARCGNIPLVAGNVATPEGTRELIECGVDGIKVGVGPGSTCTTRVVTGAGVPQLTAILNCAEAAAASGVPVIADGGIRSSGDLVKALAGGAESVMLGNLLAGTEESPGTSVTRNGRQYKVYRGMASLWTSAERRDMPQEDDLLSEIVPEGIEALVPYRGRVSAVLAQLVGGLRSGMSYCGATTLAELHKNARFMRVTDAGVRESMPHDVDALS from the coding sequence ATGTCTGAGACATTGCCGTTGGGCCTGACGTTTGACGACGTGCTGCTCGTGCCGCGCCGCTCCGGGGTGAGCACGCGGCGGCAGGCGGACACCCGGGCGCGGCTCTGCCGCGGGATCGATCTCGCGATTCCGATCGTCAGCGCGAGCATGGACTCGGTCACCGAGAGCCAGATGGCGATCGCGATCGCGCGGGAGGGAGGGATCGGGATCATTCACCGGTTCCTGCCGATCGCCGAGCACGTGGCGGAGGTGCGCCGTGTGAAGCGTGCGGAGAGCGTGGTGCTCGACGCGCCGCACACCGCCGGCCCCGAGTCAACGGTCCGGCAGGCCGCCGCGTACATGGAGGAGCACGGGCCGGCGAGCGTCTTGGTGATCGACCGGGATCGGCGGCTGCTCGGGATCGTTACGGCGCGCGATGTGCTCTTCGAGGACGATCTCGACCACCCGGTCACCACGGTGATGACTCCACGCGAGCGCCTGATTACGGCGCCCATCGGGACGCCGGTGGAGGAGGCGAAGCGGATTCTGCACCGGCATCGCATCGAGAAGCTGCCGCTGGTAGATTCGGAGGGCCGTCTGACCGGCCTGATCACGAGCCGGGACATCCTCAGCCGGCTGAGATATCCGCAGGCCACGAAGGACGGACGCGGCCGGCTCCGCGTCGGCGCGGCGATCGGCGTGCGGGGCGACTTTCTGGAGCGGGCTCAGGCGCTCGTCGAGGCCGAGGTGGACGCGCTGGTGATCGATATCGCGCACGGCCACTCCGACCTGTCGTTCCGCACGGTGGAGGCGGTGCGCGCGCGCTGCGGCAACATCCCGCTGGTCGCGGGAAACGTCGCCACGCCTGAGGGCACCCGTGAGCTGATCGAGTGCGGGGTGGACGGCATCAAAGTCGGGGTCGGTCCGGGCTCGACGTGCACGACGCGCGTTGTCACCGGGGCGGGTGTGCCTCAACTGACCGCGATCCTGAACTGCGCCGAGGCTGCCGCGGCGTCCGGCGTCCCGGTGATCGCCGACGGTGGCATCCGAAGCTCCGGCGATCTCGTCAAGGCGCTCGCCGGTGGCGCGGAGTCCGTCATGCTCGGCAACCTCCTCGCGGGAACGGAGGAGAGTCCGGGTACGTCGGTGACCAGGAACGGCCGCCAGTACAAGGTCTACCGGGGGATGGCGAGCCTGTGGACGTCCGCCGAGCGGCGCGACATGCCGCAGGAGGATGACCTGTTGTCCGAAATCGTCCCAGAGGGAATCGAAGCGCTGGTGCCGTATCGTGGGCGGGTCTCGGCAGTGCTGGCGCAGCTCGTGGGCG